A genomic segment from Malus domestica chromosome 05, GDT2T_hap1 encodes:
- the LOC114823181 gene encoding uncharacterized protein yields MKKSWLTVSRNLETYTDGINLFLDQAVANGVGPDKFRCPCKRCCNQYTFVRKTIVEHLVLYDMDKDYKNASWRHHGESFMGEQNMGIGEEGVGPSIETEDRLTGIHDVLNEVFVQPLTEEGIGPSTEPLSGEERPKEVETFKLLEEAYQDLWPGCKEFKKLEAIVRLYQIKCIARMSDGIFTKLLELIKKMLPDGDCLPESCYKAKKLINDLGLTYVKIDACPNNCMIYWKETAELTACSRLYMSKHTAEHMRWHTTECPKDGFMRHPSDSPTWKHLDNLYPEFGSEIRNVRLGLASDGFNLFGKMRQDHSTWPVVLSVYNLPLWMCMKQPNLLLSLLIPGPRSPGKEIDVYMRPLIDELNELWEVGTPTYDAYFNQNFPMKTAVLWTISDFPAYGMLSGWSTHGYKACPHCMHDKESIYLPASRKICYLGHRRFLPADHRFRRQTTSFDGRREHRNAPRQWTGLQCLEELCTLRFIFGKPKKDTSVGQRRKRTESSTSSKSQWKKKSIFYELPYWRHLLIRHNLDVMHIEKNICDNVVGTLLDMDKKSKDGLAARADLEILNIRHGQHPRREGNRTFRPPALFTLKREEKTAFCEVLATIRVPDGYSSNLSRCVHVNERKIHGLKSHDCHVLMQQLLPLAIRAVLPKSVTMILLELSAIFRQLCSKKESKEGFKQLNSRIALTLCQLEKIFPPAFFDVMMHLPVHLADEAAIAGPIQYRWMYPIERFLQTLKHYVHNKGHPESSIAEAYLVDECLSFCSLYLRDVESRRTRRGRNEDGIGRGVSGGLSIFSSKGCYMGSGENVELELNVLDQCHIYILNNCDEVSPFRRQHEEFLKNQHRRARLTIRQIKKLSKKEFPEWFRQHINSRCHANDNLISEDLRWLANYPRVVTKYKSHIIHGFRFRTKSVDDKHKNQNCGVFVPANVPGAIGQVNCYGRVIDMFKPRDLFDVLEDNDALDDYAIPDLDDRLLDNENLHTRVGVEETPFHEVLPLPTQFPDFVNVVDDLTEDEME; encoded by the exons ATGAAAAAGAGTTGGTTGACAGTATCACGAAATTTGGAAACGTATACAGatggaattaatttgtttttggatcaagCAGTTGCAAATGGTGTTGGCCCCGATAAGTTTAGATGTCCTTGCAAAAGATGTTGTAATCAATATACTTTTGTTAGAAAAACTATTGTCGAACATCTTGTgttgtatgatatggataaagatTACAAAAATGCTTCGTGGCGACATCATGGGGAATCTTTCATGGGAGAGCAAAATATGGGGATTGGAGAAGAAGGTGTTGGGCCATCTATTGAAACAGAAGATCGGTTGACTGGTATTCATGATGTTCTTAATGAGGTATTTGTCCAACCATTAACGGAAGAAGGTATTGGGCCGTCTACTGAGCCCCTTTCTGGGGAAGAGCGTCCGAAAGAGGTCGAGACTTTTAAGTTGCTTGAAGAGGCATATCAAGATTTGTGGCCAGGTTgtaaagaatttaaaaaattggagGCAATTGTAAGATTGTATCAGATTAAGTGTATAGCAAGAATGTCGGATGGGATCTTCACCAAGTTACTcgagttaattaaaaaaatgttgcctGATGGAGATTGTTTGCCTGAATCTTGTTATAAGgcaaaaaaacttataaatgaCTTGGGTCTGACGTATGTGAAGATTGATGCGTGTCCTAATAATTGCATGATTTATTGGAAAGAAACTGCAGAGTTGACCGCATGCTCA CGGTTGTATATGTCGAAGCATACGGCTGAGCATATGAGGTGGCACACAACTGAATGTCCTAAGGATGGGTTTATGAGACATCCTTCAGATTCTCCAACATGGAAGCATTTGGATAATTTATATCCGGAGTTTGGATCAGAAATTCGAAATGTTCGATTGGGGTTGgccagtgatggatttaatctTTTTGGAAAAATGAGGCAAGACCATAGCACATGGCCTGTGGTGCTTTCAGTTTACAATTTACCACTCTGGATGTGTATGAAACAACCAAATTTGTTGTTGTCTCTGTTAATACCAGGACCACGCAGCCCCGGTAAAGAGATTGATGTGTACATGCGTccattgattgatgagttgaATGAGTTGTGGGAGGTGGGCACTCCTACTTATGATGCGTATTTCAACCAAAATTTTCCTATGAAGACTGCCGTCTTATGGACTATAAGTGATTTTCCGGCTTATGGAATGTTATCAGGATGGAGTACACATGGATATAAAGCATGTCCACATTGCATGCATGATAAAGAATCTATTTATTTGCCGGCGAGTCGTAAGATTTGCTATTTAGGGCATCGACGCTTTCTTCCTGCTGATCATAGGTTTCGAAGGCAAACCACATCTTTTGATGGTCGACGAGAGCATCGTAATGCACCAAGGCAGTGGACTGGTTTACAATGTCTTGAAGAACTTTGTACTTTGAGATTTATTtttggaaaaccaaagaaagataCTTCGGTTGGGCAACGTAGAAAACGAACTGAGAGCAGCACAAGTAGTAAGAGTCAGTGGAAGAAGAAatctattttttatgaactaccTTATTGGAGACATTTGTTGATTAGACACAATCTTGATGTTATgcatattgaaaaaaatatatgtgacAATGTAGTGGGAACATTGTTAGATATGGATAAAAAGTCTAAGGATGGATTGGCTGCACGTGCAGATCTTGAAATCTTGAACATAAGACATGGACAACATCCACGTAGGGAAGGAAATAGAACATTTCGACCTCCAGCATTGTTCAcgttgaaaagagaagaaaaaactgcATTTTGTGAAGTGTTGGCTACTATTCGGGTTCCCGATGgttattcatcaaatttgtcACGATGTGTGCATGTGAATGAACGAAAAATACATGGATTGAAAagccatgattgtcatgtttTAATGCAGCAGTTACTCCCGCTTGCAATACGTGCGGTTTTGCCTAAATCAGTTACTATGATATTATTAGAGTTGAGTGCAATTTTCAGACAATTGTGTAGCAAGAAGGAGTCCAAGGAAGGTTTCAAGCAATTGAATTCAAGAATTGCCTTGACATTATGTCAATTGGAGAAGATATTCCCGCCTGCATTTTTTGATGTAATGATGCACCTCCCAGTTCACTTGGCAGATGAAGCCGCTATTGCAGGGCCTATTCAATAtagatggatgtatccaattgaACG GTTTTTGCAAACACTGAAGCATTATGTTCATAATAAGGGTCATCCTGAAAGTTCTATTGCTGAAGCATATTTGGTGGATGAGTGCTTGTCCTTTTGTTCCTTGTATCTTAGAGATGTCGAGTCTCGTCGCACTCGTAGAGGTCGAAATGAAGATGGTATTGGACGTGGAGTATCTGGTGGGTTATCAATATTTTCCTCTAAAGGATGTTATATGGGTTCAGGAGAAAATGTGGAGCTTGAGTTAAATGTTCTTGATCAATGCCACATATACATTCTAAATAATTGTGATGAGGTCAGCCCATTTAGAAG GCAACATGAGGAATTCTTGAAAAATCAACATCGTCGAGCAAGGCTAACAATTCGACAAATCAAAAAACTAAGCAAGAAGGAATTTCCAGAATGGTTCAGGCAACAT ATTAATTCAAGATGTCATGCTAATGACAACTTGATATCTGAAGACTTGCGTTGGCTAGCCAATTATCCTAGGGTTGTGACGAAATATAAAAGTCACATTATTCATGGGTTTAGATTTCGTACAAAATCTGTGGACGATAAACATAAGAATCAAAATTGTGGTGTCTTTGTACCTGCAAATGTCCCTGGTGCAATTGGGCAAGTGAATTGTTATGGCAGAGTCATAGACATGTTTAAG CCGAGAGATTTATTTGACGTATTGGAGGATAATGATGCACTTGATGATTATGCCATACCTGATTTGGATGATCGTTTACTTGACAATGAAAATTTGCATACAAGGGTTGGCGTGGAAGAGACTCCTTTTCACGAAGTATTACCGTTGCCTACCCAGTTCCCTGATTTTGTCAATGTCGTCGATGATCTAACAGAAGATGAAATGGAATAG
- the LOC139196228 gene encoding uncharacterized protein, whose protein sequence is MEEQSGRRTRGAAIPKWKEKQLCLFDSKEKCVSENASEFSKLVASEVKDPRLIPLKKDWRLVPEDVKDGLWERIKGYIIFLDEDLDRIPLIRNMTLHVADHAYKEYRNNLKAEYYTKDKRKSAWNLPLVWMVEVAEKNKFNRESKTMNHTTGSKTFARVREELKRKHGKEPDPISFFRATHTRKDDSWIDESSQQRGSSMESQVQFVVESGQEDTSDVRTQIYVEQMGSETRNRVRGYGHGVIPEMVSYASSSGSRSSRSSSKGSFAKVVAENNELRRREEEASRKLAEVMVELEKSKTSQQQAMNQQMLMNQHQIMLWLQSIRPPPSPQASQHSAPLQPPAPVYSMHHMPFQPQYPMPVYRPKMASPGDAHFSQGGFNGGLSSGFLSGLVMGSFDGDVMRYLEAHGGLAEGVGSQGGSAEGVGSQGGSAEGSGAQGGSVEGSGSVE, encoded by the exons ATGGAGGAACAAAGTGGACGTAGGACCCGTGGAGCTGCTATTCCAAAGTGGAAAGAGAAACAGCTTTGTCTATTTGATTCGAAAGAGAAATGTGTTAGTGAAAATGCCTCTGAGTTTTCGAAATTGGTAGCTTCAGAGGTTAAGGATCCAAGACTTATTCCATTGAAGAAGGATTGGAGATTGGTACCTGAAGATGTTAAGGATGGTTTGTGGGAAAGAATTAAG GgatatatcatttttctagatgAAGACTTGGATAGAATTCCATTGATTCGCAATATGACCCTCCATGTTGCGGATCATGCTTACAAGGAGTATCGTAACAACTTAAAAGCAGAGTATTACACCAAAGACAAGAGGAAGAGCGCTTGGAACCTCCCCCTGGTGTGGATGGTG GAGGTGGCagagaaaaacaagtttaaTCGGGAGTCAAAAACGATGAACCATACGACTGGTTCCAAAACATTTGCTCGGGTTCGTGAGGAACTT AAGAGAAAGCATGGGAAGGAGCCGGATCCCATATCTTTTTTTCGAGCAACTCATACCAGGAAAGACGACTCATGGATTGATGAATCCTCCCAACAGAGAGGG TCATCTATGGAGAGTCAAGTTCAGTTTGTTGTTGAGTCTGGGCAAGAGGACACGTCGGACGTACGAACACAGATTTATGTTGAGCAGATGGGGTCTGAGACAAGAAATAGGGTACGAGGCTATGGCCATGGGGTGATACCAGAAATGGTGTCATATGCAAGCTCTTCAGGTTCCAGGTCATCCAGGAGTTCATCCAAAGGTTCATTTGCCAAGGTGGTTGCTGAGAACAACGAGTTGAGGAGGAGGGAGGAAGAAGCCTCCAGAAAGTTGGCAGAGGTAATGGTTGAGCTAGAGAAATCAAAGACCTCACAGCAGCAGGCGATGAATCAGCAGATGTTGATGAATCAACATCAAATAATGTTGTGGCTTCAAAGCATTCGGCCACCACCCAGCCCTCAGGCATCACAGCATTCAGCCCCATTGCAGCCACCAGCGCCTGTATATTCCATGCACCATATGCCTTTCCAGCCCCAGTATCCAATGCCAGTATATCGACCGAAGATGGCTTCTCCCGGTGACGCACATTTTTCTCAAGGTGGTTTCAATGGTGGATTATCATCGGGTTTCTTATCTGGGTTGGTGATGGGAAGTTTTGATGGGGATGTGATGAGGTATTTGGAAGCACATGGAGGGTTGGCAGAAGGCGTTGGTTCACAGGGAGGATCGGCAGAAGGTGTTGGTTCACAGGGAGGATCGGCAGAAGGCTCTGGAGCGCAGGGCGGATCGGTGGAAGGCTCGGGATCTGTTGAATAG
- the LOC114823180 gene encoding uncharacterized protein, which yields MTLVTGPQEAIVYPGLALYQATAGYVNPALQRTETANTQSNLFGRCSLAFKFMPKSMTNLSCSEMRTAGHGVEAQFQLPVAVDDFMQRSHPTNQLFNRHGFQSSNFHAAQDGSMKPLLRRRKGERTKPLPPSKRLWVEVQRVLMEGVQDIADKKGIKLRFCNLKECENHIQTLDSPCANIRMEIGWPNEVPFVHSHDLPDKAKIGFLEAYEPGWTATHDMELSLTEPGQAGQSTLG from the exons ATGACCCTCGTGACTGGTCCTCAAGAAGCTATTGTTTACCCTGGACTCGCACTCTATCAGGCAACTGCAGGATATGTTAACCCTGCACTGCAGAGAACGGAGACTGCTAATACACAGAGCAACTTGTTTGGGCGTTGTTCTTTGGCTTTTAAATTCATGCCTAAATCCATGACCAATCTTAGTTGTTCAGAGATGAGAACTGCTGGTCATGGGGTTGAAGCTCAGTTCCAGCTTCCAGTAGCGGTTGATGACTTTATGCAGAGATCTCACCCCACCAATCAACTCTTTAACAGACACGGTTTCCAAAGTTCCAATTTCCATGCAGCACAAGATG GATCTATGAAGCCTTTGTTGAGGAGGAGAAAGGGTGAAAGAACCAAACCTCTGCCACCTTCCAAGAGATTGTGGGTCGAGGTCCAGAGAGTCCTGATGGAAGGGGTTCAAGACATTGCAGACAAGAAGGGAATCAAGCTGAGGTTCTGCAACCTGAAGGAGTGTGAGAATCACATTCAGACACTTGATAGCCCCTGTGCCAATATAAGAATGGAGATTGGGTGGCCAAACGAGGTGCCATTTGTTCATTCCCATGATCTCCCCGACAAGGCAAAGATCGGTTTCCTTGAAGCCTATGAACCTGGTTGGACAGCTACTCATGATATGGAGTTAAGTCTAACTGAACCTGGACAGGCTGGCCAGTCAACACTCggttaa
- the LOC139196518 gene encoding uncharacterized protein — MSEPGSSSDEGSSSFSSKFESAMSESSGSLLESCTRETLDDLPNRQTLAIASSSSMALGEGVVFYAIPIVRSEFTADHLKNNLLNNEKQVEALRQSCNIPRSVGIRLVHDEEWPSEPPQGHVMFYTQILLTLGVRLPLHPWLQKMLSLIGYAPGQLNPGFWDTLIGFYIIWMECGLCEPSFHQWRYCYKMRPAKSCTGYTECACRSERERIVYGKKKAYYTWKNRWCFLYNDWEYDKGVTPERRVLTHFQTVGCNVSTVRTICYLLWSFLASNTLLHVVTRGTIQLFGQELSDIEKVLRVPKEDRHLSKLRPLFRRYGFQPLVSESQGRSMEKVSKKTGTSTNKRKAPVLVPSEDILPHKKIHKFRGEPSVRPKSQDGVLKGPAFRKTGVEAVENAAAVVAGEGSRLLPPPLTMEHTVQESDPGSRHEGKGKERAGSVPWKDLRVATRPKDFGDINNCLAGRRFAFDELGEPLAKDESDCDRMLKLSSYVMAEYHDRLQEVERYKAKLKENKQLVDEARRNKGLLTQALQLKDETMESLKRRNGENLRLKKLLEATKKQFEVATLEVSKVRGELDGALVEISELEKSIPTEREAAVQEYLSSSTFHLAIKPYCAQEARFEKRKWMAVLDRYDDGSILRKYHEDIDEHHRKGETFVLAVDPSSEDESDNEGSADAQTQHGEEDLRDAEDDGRTRSDTARGSASDENE, encoded by the exons atgtcagagcctggaagttctagtgatgagggctcttctagctttagctctaagtttgagtctgcaatgtcggagtcttcagggtctttgttagagtcctgtactagagaaacattggatgatcttcccaaccgtcaaactttagctattgctagttcttcctccatggcgttgggtgagggggttgttttttatgccatacccatagttcgctctgagttcacagcagaccatctaaagaataacttgttaaataatgagaagcaggttgaggcgctaaggcagtcatgtaatatccctcgtagtgtagggatacgtttggtacatgatgaagaatggccttctgagcctccccagggtcatgttatgttctacacccagatattactgactttaggggtgagactacctttacatccgtggttgcaaaagatgttatctttgatcggatatgcacctgggcaactcaatcctggtttctgggatactttgattggattttatatcatttggatggagtgtgggttgtgtgagccttccttccatcagtggcgttactgttacaagatgcgcccagcaaaatcatgcactggttataccgagtgtgcatgtcggagtgagagagagcgtattgtgtatggtaagaaaaaggcatactacacatggaaaaaccgttggtgctttctgtataatgattgggagtatgataagggtgtcacgcctgagcgacgtgtgcttactcacttccagactgtaggttgtaacgtatcaaccgttcgtactatttgctatttgttgtggtcttttcttgcttctaacactttgcttcatgtagtgacgcggggcaccatccaactgtttgggcaggagctatctgacatagagaaggtgttgagggtgcccaaagaggatagacacttaagcaagctacgacccttatttcgtcggtacggtttccaacccttagtttccgagagccagggacgatcga tggagaaggtaagcaagaaaacagggactagcaccaataaaaggaaagcaccagtgttagttccttcggaagacatcctaccgcataagaaaattcataagttccgaggggaaccatccgttagacctaagtcccaagatggggtccttaaggggcctgcctttaggaagactggagtcgaggccgttgaaaatgctgctgccgtagttgcaggagaagggagccgactgttgcctcctcctcttactatggagcacactgtccaggaaagtgatcctggttcccgccatgaggggaaaggcaaggaaagagctggcagtgtcccgtggaaggacttgagggttgccacgcggccaaaggattttggggatatcaacaattgcttggcagggcgtcgattcgccttcgatgagctcggagagcccttagctaaggatgaatcggattgcgaccggatgttgaagctgtcttcatat gtcatggccgagtatcacgacagactgcaagaggttgagcggtacaaggcaaaactgaaggagaataagcagcttgtggacgaggcccgaaggaataagggacttttgactcaggctctccaactgaaggacgaaaccatggagagcttgaaaaggcgaaatggtgagaacctaaggcttaagaaattgcttgaggcaactaaaaaacagtttgaggtggctaccttggaggtatccaaggttaggggagaattggatggtgccttagttgagatttctgaactggagaagagcattccaactgaaagggaggctgctgtgcaagaatacttaagttcttcgacctttcatcttgctattaaaccctactgtgctcaagaagctcgctttgaaaaaaggaaatggatggccgtccttgatcgttatgatgatgggagcattcttcgaaaataccacgaagatatagatgagcatcatcgaaaggGCGAGACATTTGTCCTTGCTGTTGATCCTAGCAGCGAAGATGAGTCTGATAACGAAGGCAGTGCTGATGCACAGACTCAGCATGGTGAAGAGGATCTTAGGGATGCAGAGGATGATGGTAGGACGCGGAGTGATACTGCCAGGGGTTCGGCTTCAGATGAGAATGAATAG